In Nicotiana tabacum cultivar K326 chromosome 19, ASM71507v2, whole genome shotgun sequence, one DNA window encodes the following:
- the LOC107776286 gene encoding putative polygalacturonase codes for MTQNIIMKRLAVLLLLLAFSHCILHTEAQLDGECKFNKPLKPRPHSVSVLDFGAVGDGKTINTVAFQNAIFYLKSFADKGGAQLYVPAGKWLTRSINLTSHLTLFLEKDAVILGSEDYAHWDVVDALPSYGRGIEAQYGRYRSLIAGNNLTDVVITGNNGTIDGQGSIWWEMFNSHSLNYTRPHLVEFVSSKNVVISNLTLLNAPGWNIRPAYCSNVIIQNLTVHSPQDSPYTNGIVPDSSEHVCIENSNITIGYDAVVLKSGWDEYGISYGKPTSNVHIRGVRLQSSAGSAVAFGSEMSGGISNVLVEHISLHDSLFGIDLKTARGRGGYIRDILIMNVVMENVQVGIRATGYYDSHPDEKYDPSSLPVVSGITFKDIVGTNISIAGNFTGLSESPFTSICLSNISFSISSDPSTPWLCSDVSGSSENVFPEPCPELQSSFSSSSSACFALPNPYTEIAVL; via the exons ATGACACAGAATATAATCATGAAGAGGCTA GCAGTGCTACTTTTGCTATTGGCATTCAGTCATTGTATATTACATACTGAAGCTCAGCTTGATGGAGAATGCAAGTTCAATAAGCCTTTGAAACCCAGACCTCACAGTGTCTCAGTATTGGACTTTGGGGCTGTGGGGGATGGGAAAACTATAAATACCGTAGCTTTTCAGAATGCTATTTTCTATCTCAAGTCCTTTGCTGATAAGGGCGGTGCGCAGCTCTATGTTCCCGCTGGCAAGTGGCTGACAAGAAGCATCAATCTTACTAGCCACCTTACGCTGTTCCTGGAAAAAGATGCCGTTATTCTAGGATCTGAG GATTATGCTCATTGGGATGTAGTTGATGCCTTACCATCTTATGGCCGAGGTATTGAGGCACAATATGGAAGATACCGCAGCTTGATtgctggaaataatttaactGATGTTGTAATAACCG GTAACAACGGGACTATTGATGGCCAGGGCTCTATATGGTGGGAGATGTTCAATTCCCATTCCTTAAATTATACTCGACCACATCTAGTAGAGTTTGTTAGCTCCAAAAAtgttgttatttcaaacttgacCCTTTTGAATGCTCCTGGTTGGAACATCCGCCCAGCATATTGCAG TAATGTGATCATTCAGAACTTAACGGTTCATTCTCCACAAGACTCCCCATACACTAATGGGATCGTCCCAG ATTCGTCTGAGCATGTCTGCATTGAAAACAGCAACATTACCATTGGTTATGATGCTGTCGTTCTCAAAAGCGGTTGGGATGAGTATGGTATTTCCTATGGGAAACCTACCTCAAATGTCCACATTCGAGGTGTGAGGTTACAGTCGTCTGCAGGTTCTGCTGTGGCTTTTGGTAGTGAGATGTCTGGTGGTATCTCCAATGTGCTTGTTGAGCACATTTCCCTACACGACTCCCTTTTCGGGATTGACCTGAAGACAGCAAGAGGAAGGGGTGGTTACATCAGAGATATTCTCATTATGAATGTGGTTATGGAAAATGTGCAAGTGGGAATCAGGGCCACAGGTTACTATGATTCGCATccagatgagaaatatgatcccTCTTCATTACCTGTAGTTAGTGGGATCACCTTTAAGGACATTGTTGGTACGAATATTTCGATAGCAGGCAATTTCACTGGGTTATCTGAATCTCCCTTCACCTCAATATGTCTATCAAATATCTCTTTCTCCATTTCTTCCGACCCTTCTACACCATGGTTATGCTCTGATGTATCGGGATCTTCTGAAAATGTGTTTCCTGAACCATGTCCTGAGCTTCAGAGCTCGTTTTCCAGTTCTAGTTCTGCTTGCTTTGCTCTTCCAAACCCATACACTGAAATTGCAGTATTATAA